The Vibrio sp. B1FLJ16 DNA segment ATGTTGCGTTTTCTTGTCAGGTTAAACACCCATTTTTTCGGCAAGATACGATTAAGGAACATGGATATTTTATCCGTATTAGGCACCGCCATAATATAGCTTGGTGAACGCTGAAGCATTGTCAGGCCACCAGCCTTGTCCGCCATACTAGGAAGTAAAGTAATCGCAGTCGCCCCACTGCCAATCACCACCACCTTCTTGCCCGAGTAGTCTAAGTCTTCTGGCCAAAATTGAGGGTGAACAATATCGCCTTTAAACGACTCCTCGCCTTCGAAACGAGGTCGATACCCCTTATCAAAACTGTAGTAACCCGCACAGTTGATTAAAAACGAACAGGTAAATGTTTTTTCTTCACCTGTCGATTCATGAGTCGCTGTCACCGTCCATCGCTGTTTAGCATCAGACCAGTCTGCACTGGTGATCGCTAAACCGTACTGTACCTTTTTATCAAACCCAAACTCTTTAGCCGTTTCAGCAACGTAATCCCTGATGCTATGACCGTCAGCCAAAACCTTATCGGAGTACCACGGTTTGAAGTCAAAGCCAAAACTCGCCATATCGGAATCAGAACGTATCCCCGGGTAACGGAATAAGTCCCAGGTTCCTCCCATTCGCTCCCTGCGTTCAAGTATCGCAAGTGTTTTTTCCGGATGCTCTGACGTCAGATGACAGGCGGTTCCGATCCCTGAGAGTCCTGCGCCAATGATGATGGTGTCGTAGTGTGTAGCGGTCATAACGTTTTCCTTTTTGTCGTTATTATTGACTAAACCTTGTTCAATATTTCAACAAGGGCGTTGGATAATATTGATGGATGACGACAAATTTTTGATAAAACGCGACAATGTTATTAAAATGTTAACTAGCCATCTTTTATTAATCAGACGAATGAATAACTATGGAGAGGTTCATCTTTACAACGGAGAAGTCATGCACATATTAATCAGGGCAACCAACCTTCGCGGCTATGACAACCTCGTGCAATCTCTGGGCGGCGCTCCTCAAAGCCTATTGTCGAAATATCACATACCAAGCACAGACAAACGAGATGAAGACTCCTTTCTTAACTTTCGTAATATGATTGCTTTACTGGAAGATACCGCCGCTGCACTCGATTGCCCTGATTTCGGACTAAAACTAGCGGAGTTTCAGGGCATGGGAATTCTTGGGCCTATTTCTGTCATTGCGCGAAGTTCAGCGACTGTCGGTGAGGCACTGGAAAACATTTCAAACTATCTGCATTTACATTGTTCTGCTTTAACCACCAAACACATCATTCAAACGAAGGGAACAGAAAGAACCGTAAGGTTAGAATACAATGTCCAAGGCAATGGAATCGACTACTCGGTGCAGTGTTTTGAACTGGGCTTAGCCAATGCAATGCAGGTCATAAAATTGCTTTGTGGTAGAGAATTTAACCCCATATCCGCTCACTTTATGCATTCTAGACTGGGAGAAGAAGCCGCCTATAAAAATGTATTTGGCTGCCCGGTTAAATTTAATCAGGACTGGTGTGGGTTTGTCCTGCCCGAGTCCGTTTTTTCCACACCACTATCAAGTGAAGATGAGCAAACCTGTAAACTGGCGAGACATTATTTAGATTCGCAACCAAGCCCTTTTTCCGACTCTGTATCTGATGAGGTCAGAAAGCTGATTCGTGGCCTTCTTCCTACAGGCCAATGCAGCAGTGAAGCCATTGCTTCCCACCTTTCTATGCATAAAAGAACCCTGCAGCGAAAACTCGCTCAGGAGAACACGAACTACGAGCAAATCTTAGTGGATGAGCGACAAGTTATCGCCCGTAAGTACCTGAAAGATCCAAATCTAAAACTAAGCCAGATTAGCGGACTACTCGGGTATTCTGAACAAGCGACATTTAACCGCGCTTGTCGGTCTTGGTTCAATGTTACGCCACGGACTTACCGCAAACAGCTGCTGGAAGAACTGCGTAACAACTTTAAGGTGTAAGATCCTCAGCTTTTATTCAATTCCATACTGACCTTCCTGTAGTTTCACTAGCATACTCCCGCGATAAGTCCCGCATTGTTAACCCTATTTATCATGATCTTACTTAGCAGTTTCACCACTGAAAGTAGGAATTTATCTCAGGTATCTATTAAGCTAATACTGTTTAAGAATGAAATTTGTTGCTTATTGGAATTTCTAGCAAGGTCATGATAACGCTTCGTCATAGCTTTTTGCTGCAACATCAAAGGACCATACATCCCCGCTTTAGCCGGGTATTTAGAGAAAGGAGACTCTATATGAAATATCAGTCAGCCTTAATTTTGGCGATGGGAGCACTAGCAACGAATGCAAGTGCGAATGAATGTGGCGATGTGACGATTGCGGACATGAACTGGAGCTCCGCAACCCTCATGGCTAACGTGGATAAATTTATCCTCGAGCACGGTTATGGCTGCGACGCCGAATTAATTCCCGGTGATACCATGCCTACCGGCACATCAATGATAGAGAAAGGACAACCCGACGTTGCACCAGAGCTATGGAGTAACTCCTTAAAAGAGGCATTAGACAAAGGTGTAGAGGAAAAGCGCCTTCGTTATGCTGGCAAGTCGCTGGTTGACGGTGGTGAAGAAGGGTTTTGGGTACCCGCTTACCTCGTTCAACAATACCCTGAACTAAAAACAATTGATGGCATTAAAAAACATGCCAAGCTGTTCACCCACCCTGAAGATGAAGACAAGTCGGCTTTTTACAGCTGTCCCGCAGGTTGGAACTGCCAAATCAGTGCTGGCAATCTATTTAAAGCGATGGATCTCTCTAAAGCAGGTTTTGAGATCGTTGATCCAGGTTCGAGTGCTGGCCTATCTGGCTCTATTGCCAAAGCCTATGAACGAGAGGAGCCATGGTTCGGCTATTACTGGGCTCCTACCTCAGTACTGGGCAAGTATGAAATGGTCAAAGTTGAT contains these protein-coding regions:
- a CDS encoding AraC family transcriptional regulator; its protein translation is MHILIRATNLRGYDNLVQSLGGAPQSLLSKYHIPSTDKRDEDSFLNFRNMIALLEDTAAALDCPDFGLKLAEFQGMGILGPISVIARSSATVGEALENISNYLHLHCSALTTKHIIQTKGTERTVRLEYNVQGNGIDYSVQCFELGLANAMQVIKLLCGREFNPISAHFMHSRLGEEAAYKNVFGCPVKFNQDWCGFVLPESVFSTPLSSEDEQTCKLARHYLDSQPSPFSDSVSDEVRKLIRGLLPTGQCSSEAIASHLSMHKRTLQRKLAQENTNYEQILVDERQVIARKYLKDPNLKLSQISGLLGYSEQATFNRACRSWFNVTPRTYRKQLLEELRNNFKV
- a CDS encoding ABC transporter substrate-binding protein produces the protein MKYQSALILAMGALATNASANECGDVTIADMNWSSATLMANVDKFILEHGYGCDAELIPGDTMPTGTSMIEKGQPDVAPELWSNSLKEALDKGVEEKRLRYAGKSLVDGGEEGFWVPAYLVQQYPELKTIDGIKKHAKLFTHPEDEDKSAFYSCPAGWNCQISAGNLFKAMDLSKAGFEIVDPGSSAGLSGSIAKAYEREEPWFGYYWAPTSVLGKYEMVKVDFGSGVSVDEYVNCTTQADCAEPKVTMYPPSPVHTITTEEFASRSPEAYQYFTKRGFTNADMNSLLAWMEDNQADGEETMYYFLENYPKIWKAWVPQEVAEKVQQAL